In a single window of the Candidatus Deferrimicrobium sp. genome:
- a CDS encoding helix-turn-helix domain-containing protein, with product MPYLLTTNEVARRLSVVPLTIYRLTKRGLLRPRRIGRLLRFEEADVERFLREETTHGLGKGDAA from the coding sequence ATGCCATATTTGCTCACAACGAACGAAGTTGCACGGCGGCTCTCCGTTGTTCCTCTTACTATCTACCGACTGACAAAGCGTGGGTTGCTCCGCCCGCGACGCATCGGCCGGCTCCTCAGGTTTGAGGAGGCCGATGTGGAGCGTTTCCTCCGTGAAGAAACTACCCACGGCCTGGGAAAGGGCGACGCCGCATGA
- a CDS encoding DnaB-like helicase C-terminal domain-containing protein, whose amino-acid sequence MSIAREFIGRLLLAPPDEVIAAFEAVSPADITDSRLRRIYSGALASWKAHGMIQTSDLFSDPGDKDLVCALVVEVPSVLSLPELVPKIQREGRVAQVKGLAEEISRQEDPDTALQLADLRVSELLSKAVEKDNSPPAVWAKVQEKAQRNRGKGSIGFPTPFRELTRKTSGFIPGHLWILGGYTSHGKSFVGTEFVYHLIQKGGRPIIFSTEMTVEATLLRIAARHSRIPSQRILLADMLEWNHKAVDEAFALMAASGLKVYDDVYTVDQMRLKAKRDKAYWENRLDLVVVDFVQNILGEGSVYERMSRVAIELQRMAKDLDTCVVAMSQISNESARNDSDLLGYKGAGEIAAAADVGLWIKRDGEKLDLLIRKHRHGETGKIHLQFEENFTRLTEVSGSNALLQTSNR is encoded by the coding sequence GTGAGCATCGCCCGCGAATTCATCGGACGACTCCTTCTGGCACCGCCCGATGAAGTGATCGCGGCATTCGAGGCGGTATCCCCCGCCGACATTACGGATTCGCGGTTGCGACGGATCTACTCCGGGGCCCTGGCCAGTTGGAAGGCGCACGGGATGATCCAAACCTCCGACCTGTTCTCCGATCCCGGCGACAAAGACCTTGTGTGCGCTCTCGTGGTTGAGGTTCCGAGCGTTCTCTCCCTCCCCGAACTGGTGCCCAAGATTCAGCGCGAGGGGCGAGTGGCCCAGGTCAAGGGGCTCGCGGAGGAAATCTCCCGGCAAGAAGATCCGGATACCGCCCTGCAACTCGCAGACCTACGGGTTTCGGAACTGCTCTCCAAGGCCGTCGAGAAGGACAACTCCCCTCCGGCGGTGTGGGCGAAGGTGCAGGAGAAGGCCCAACGCAACCGCGGAAAGGGCTCCATCGGCTTCCCAACCCCCTTCCGTGAACTCACTCGGAAAACGTCCGGCTTCATCCCCGGTCACCTGTGGATTCTCGGGGGGTACACCTCCCACGGAAAATCGTTCGTCGGCACGGAGTTCGTGTACCACCTCATTCAAAAAGGCGGACGCCCGATAATCTTTTCGACCGAGATGACGGTGGAGGCGACCCTTCTTCGGATTGCCGCCCGGCACTCGAGGATCCCCTCGCAACGCATCCTCCTTGCCGACATGTTGGAGTGGAACCACAAGGCGGTAGACGAGGCCTTCGCACTCATGGCGGCCTCGGGGCTGAAGGTCTACGACGACGTGTACACGGTCGATCAGATGCGGCTCAAGGCGAAACGGGACAAGGCGTATTGGGAAAATCGCCTCGACCTGGTTGTGGTCGATTTCGTCCAGAACATCCTCGGCGAAGGGAGCGTCTACGAGCGGATGTCCCGGGTCGCCATTGAACTGCAACGGATGGCGAAGGACCTCGATACCTGCGTTGTGGCCATGTCGCAAATATCCAACGAGTCCGCGAGGAACGATTCAGACTTGCTCGGGTACAAGGGCGCGGGCGAGATCGCCGCGGCGGCTGATGTTGGCCTCTGGATCAAGCGGGACGGTGAAAAACTGGATCTCCTCATCCGGAAGCATCGGCACGGTGAAACGGGGAAGATCCACTTGCAGTTCGAGGAAAACTTCACGCGGTTGACCGAGGTCTCTGGGAGCAACGCTTTGTTGCAAACGAGCAACCGATGA
- a CDS encoding DNA-processing protein DprA, giving the protein MRETSGQLALDAEDFVTRAISPLTELGAYEALWDEPSATFKTIADLFRKKPGAVPSDFVSNGKAKEYAEKAVGYFSKAGIKSFGIRVHGAGEYPNQLRDARHPVELLYYRGWWELVETPCVSIVGTRNPTEEGKARARKLVKYFVSRKFTIVSGLARGIDTEVHKTALEEKGSTIAVIGTPLSEAYPKGNADLQEQIAREQLLISQVPVCRYNEQGPTVNRTFFPERNITMSALTKATIIVEAGETSGTLTQARAALHQKRKLFILDSCFQDERLTWPRKYEERGAVRVRNYDDIERHLGA; this is encoded by the coding sequence ATGAGAGAAACGTCTGGTCAATTAGCACTCGATGCAGAGGATTTCGTTACTCGGGCGATCTCGCCCCTGACGGAACTCGGTGCCTACGAGGCACTGTGGGACGAGCCGAGCGCGACTTTCAAAACGATCGCTGACCTCTTCCGAAAAAAGCCGGGTGCGGTGCCCTCGGATTTCGTTTCCAACGGCAAGGCAAAGGAGTACGCGGAGAAGGCCGTCGGTTATTTCTCCAAAGCGGGCATCAAATCCTTTGGAATCCGTGTACACGGAGCGGGCGAATACCCGAACCAACTTCGGGACGCCAGACACCCCGTCGAACTCCTTTACTATCGCGGGTGGTGGGAACTCGTCGAAACCCCTTGCGTCTCAATCGTCGGAACAAGGAACCCGACGGAGGAGGGGAAGGCCAGAGCCCGTAAACTCGTGAAGTATTTCGTCAGCAGGAAGTTCACGATCGTTTCCGGTTTGGCGCGAGGAATCGACACGGAGGTTCACAAGACGGCTCTCGAGGAGAAGGGAAGCACCATCGCCGTAATAGGCACCCCCCTCTCCGAGGCGTATCCGAAGGGAAACGCCGACCTACAGGAACAGATCGCCAGAGAACAATTACTGATCAGTCAGGTCCCGGTATGCCGGTACAACGAGCAGGGACCAACCGTCAACCGGACATTCTTCCCGGAGCGCAACATCACCATGTCGGCACTGACGAAGGCCACGATCATCGTAGAGGCAGGAGAAACGTCCGGGACCCTGACTCAGGCGAGAGCCGCGCTCCATCAGAAGAGAAAATTGTTCATCCTCGATTCCTGCTTCCAGGACGAACGCCTGACGTGGCCGCGCAAATACGAAGAGCGAGGAGCCGTTCGGGTGCGCAACTATGACGACATCGAGCGGCACCTTGGGGCTTAG